In the Arachis ipaensis cultivar K30076 chromosome B04, Araip1.1, whole genome shotgun sequence genome, CTGTAACAGTGTGTACCCATGGAATGCGTTGTTAAGAGGGTCTGTGATTGCGGGTAAAAAGCACTACCTTGATGTGCTTAAAGCTTATACTGAGATGAGGGCATTGGGTGTTGAGTTGAATGTGTATACTTTCACTACTGTGATCAAGAGTTTCGCCGGTGCACCTGCCCTTTTCCAGGGCCTCAAGGCTCATGGGTTGTTGATCAAGAATGGTTTGGTTGATAGTTCAATTATTAGGACAAGTTTGATTGATTTATACTTCAAGTGTGGGAGGATCAATCTTGCGCGCCGCGTGTTTGACGAAATTCCCAGCAGGGATGTTGTGGTTTGGGGAGCAATGGTGGCGGGTTTTGTGCATAATAGGCTGCAGAGGGAGGCGTTGGAATATGTGAGGTGGATGGTGGAGGAAGGAGTGGAGGTTAATTCAGTTGTGGTGATGTCAGTTCTTCCTGCAATAGGGGAAGTTTCTGAGCAGCGATTGGGCAAAGAGGTCCATGCTTATGTGGTGAAGACGAAGGAGTACTATAGGCGAGTGCCTATTCAGTCTGCCTTGATTGATATGTATTGCAAATGTGGGGATATGAGTTCGGCTAGGCGAGTTTTTTATAGCTCGCCGGAGAGGAATTTGGTTTGTTGGACGGCTTTAATGTCCGGTTATGCTTGGAATGGTAGGTTGGAGCAGGCACTGAGGTCGACTATTTGGATGCAGCAAGAAGGGTTCAGGCCTGATGTTGTGACAGTTGCAACTGTTCTTCCAGTATGTGCTCAGTTGAGGGCTTTGAAACAGGGGAAGCAGGTTCATGCTTATGCTTTGAAGCATTGGTTTTTGCCTAACGCGTCCATAACTAATTCGTTGATGGTAATGTACTCGAAGTGTGGCGTGATTGAATACTCTGAAAGACTATTTGACAGTATGGAGAAAAGGACAGTTATTTCATGGACAGCCATGATTGATTCATATGTAGAAAATGGGTATCATCATGAAGCACTTGATGTGATAAGGTCAATGCAATCATCAAAGCATAGGCCGGACTCAGTTGCAATAGCAAGGATGCTGAGTGTTTGTGGTGAGCTAAAACTTTTGAAGCATGGAAAAGAGATTCATGCACAGCTCTTGAAAAAGGATTTCGCAAAAGTCCCTTTTGTTTCTGCAGAACTTATCAATATGTATGGGACTTTGGGAGAGGTTAATAAGGCAAAGTTGGTATTTGATGCTGTCCCTGTTAAAGGTTCAATGACATGGACTGCTCTTATTAGGGCCTATGGAAATAATGAATTGTATGAAGGTGCAATTGCTCTTTTCGATCGGATGACATCGAGAGGTTCTACTCCGACGCATTTCACTTTTGACGCCATGCTATCTATCTTCGACAGAGCTGGATTTGTTGATGATGCTTATAGGATATTCAAGTTAATGACTAGATATAAAATTGAACCATCTAAAGAACATTTTGATATAATGGTCCGACTACTTACCCATGATGGTCAACTGGAGAAAGCTCAAAAACTTATACAGATGAGTTCTGTTGCATAGAGAAGGCAACATCCCAGTTTTCATATGGAAGATTTACATATTGTTAAAACATTCTTGAATGTAGATTAACTAGAGACATGTAATTTTTGTTAAGAATCCATAAGTTgtaatttatttgaaatttttttaccaTACTCATTGTAATAACTATATttcaaaattataaattttttgtttaaCCCAAGATATAAATATAATTGGTTACCTAATTTAGTTCATGTATTTAAGTTTATATTTTATCTACCGGTATGTACTGAGTTGAGAGGGGCATTTGGATTGTGAATGGAGTGAGTGACTAAGCTGGCAAGATATTTGTCCAAAATGACAAAAAGAGAGAAAACAAATGACAGCTGTGGGATTTGAACCCACGCCCTTTCGGACCAGAGCCTAAATCTGGCGCCTTAGACCACTCGGCCAAACTGTCAGATGTTGTTTGTTTCCAATACAATTATATTAGTAATTGAATTATTGCTGAcctattttcaatttttcattgcTTTCTGGATAACCAGCTTTGCCTTTTACaatactttaaaaatattaagtttTTATCATTTCtagactgaaataaattaaaggcCTACTAAATACTAACGACATGAAAGCTTtattgataaaatgcttagtcgTTTATTCTAAATCCGGATTTATGAAACTATGCACAAATATGTATTTGTCAAACAGTACATATATCATGTAACTAATAGTAAAGCATCTATCAAATGCACAATAGAGCAACAACAATCAATAGTCCAGTGATGACTGCTAATGTTACAAGTGTGAGGAGTAGTATATGAAACTcattaacttactaccttaaggttttgagtttgaTGTTTTTGCTCAAATCCAAGTAGCTTAGAAATTCAAGATCAAACATAGATGAGAAATTGATTTCGCCCCTGTGATGTTGTCACACTGCACACCAAACCAGTTGCAGTAATCTTGTTCACTGGACTAAGATGAGAGCCTGTTCCATGGATCTTAAATGCCTTGTGTAAACACTGAATGCGCATTTTGATCATTTTCGTTACCAAGAACATTTTTCAAGTCATCCTGACCAATGACCATGAGTGAGTTCACCATGCGGAACATAGAGGAAAACATAATCCCAGTTATATATTGGAATCAACGTGTTTGCTTTATTGTTATATAATGAAGCTCCACAATCCTTATTTAAGGACGAATCAGCTTCTTCAAGATTTGTTGATTTTTCAAAATATATGATAGGTTATCTTGAAATTGAGCTTTTCCAAAACCAGATTAAAGAATTAACACACCAATATTAACTTCCTCGAAACAACGCTTCATTGCTATTGGTTTTAACGGGTACTAGTCTACAATTTGTCAGTAAGAGAGTCAAAATAGGTATATTTTCTCCAACTGTTGACAAAGCTTCATTTCCTAAGATTTCATTATCTGGAGACACAAAGAGCTTCTAAAATGcatcaaaatataaaataaatctgcTTAAATTGCTCTCAATTTAGTCCTTAGAAGATAATGTTTGTGTTCTTGAAAGATCAAACGCCCCAAATTAGTCTAAAAAATATATTAGTCAATTAAATTGATCAGAATGCCAAAATCAAAACCAAGGCAAAAAATACCATGATTCTATACATGAATATTAACAAAAGTAACAAGTTATAAGTGATGAATATACTACTATCACTTCCATTTTGCATAGAATCTTTCATCACGCCACATAAGCATCTTATTCAAAGGAACACCAACAACACCCATTTGCTTCAAATGTAAATGCCTTGGCACAATTTTGTTATGCAAGCTAAACCCAAAGTAGTGTGGAAACTTTTTCAGTTCTTCAACATCCCTACCCATCTCACCAACCAAATACTCAAATTTCGGCCTCAAATTACTTTCCAAACCGTAACCGAATATAGCCGGTACCCGTACCAACGCCCTAACCGCCTCCTCATACTCAAACCCAACCTCCTCCGTCAAAAACTCCACCCTCACGCGCAGATCCTCCACGCGCGTGTTCAGCAGATGCGCGTTCCTGTTCGTCGGCCGGTTCAGACCGGAGAGCCCGATCTCGTCGCGGAGGAAGTAGAGCGTTGGGCGGAGGCAGAGGTCGGGGTGCGGGGAGAGGAGTAGGTGAGGGCACCGCAGGACGAGGCCGCGGGACTCGGCGGAGGAGGCGGCGACGTCGGTGGCGAGGAAGTGGAACACGGCGGATATGTTATCGGGGGAGAAGGCGGCGGAGGAGGGGGAGAAGAGGGAGGGGGCAGCAGCGGCGATGCGGGGGATGTCGGAGTCGGAGAGGGAGTGGGATTTGAGGAGGTTAACGGTGGCGAATATGCGGTGGAGAGTGTCGGAGTCAGGGAGGGAGTCGGGCGGGATAACGGTTAGGTGTTGGAGGTAACGGAGATTTTGGCGGTAAGATGTACGGAACTTGATGTAGTGGGGTTTGTTGTGGAAGGTTCTGGAAGGAGTGTGGTAAGAAGAAGGGGATGGTGAAGGCAGGTGTAAAGAGAGAAGCATTTTTGTGTGTGCTGAACTGAACTGATCTTGAAGCTGAAGTGAAGAGGATAAGGTATCAACTAACAACCATAATTGCTCTGTAACGATTTTTcatacttctatttatttaaatgCTGTTATCTCAAAAATAATGggtataagactataagttatttattaatttttaataaatatagccGGGTTAGTAAAAGATAAAATATTACGTGCAGATACATTGAGAAATTTTCTGTATGAATTTACCTATGGAATTTATTTATGAAAACTTGCTTCATTTTTATACATCCAAATCTGTCTCTGTTTTCgccgtttaattttttttaatctaaatttgtactcattttttattttacgACTTCAGttcaattagaaaaaaaaaaatcagagcaAGTCCCGAAACAAGTTTTGCACTGCATACATTCAATATAAATTTGACATGTTGATGCACAATCTTTTCTTTCTAATATATTCTCCAATACTTATAAGATGACCAAATGTCTTCTTTAGGGAACACAGAAAGCAACAATTAACATTAGGATTTAAGATTCATACCTTAACAAAAAAAGCATGCCTCCCAAGATTGCTAGTAATGCAATTTGTTGAGTTTTTACTTCTTAGAGAAAGCGATTCATTTTTACCACAACAAAGATATAGAGGTTATCAAGCATCCGAAAATAAGCATGCCTGCATCTCTTGATGAAGAAAATGGTGCTACGAACTACCCAGAAACAAGAAGCAAAGCCAACTCCCATGCCAATGAGGAAAGAGGCTCCAAACTCATCACTATCTCTGTCTTCCTTCTGTTTGGATCTGTTGTGGTCTTTCTCTTGTGTGCAGTTCTTGAGAAGGGGAGCTCCAAAAAGCTCTGAAGTTGGGTGCTCAGTGGAATCATTCCCTTGAAATCATTGTATGACAAGTTCAAATGACCCTGGAAAGACAAATTCCGCAAGCTTTGAGGAATTCGCTGGACAATTGATTGTTTGAAAGGTCTTAAGATTCCAAAAACCTCATGTGTCCAATGTCATTTGGTACCACTCCCTTCAAATGATTATGGGACAGGTCTATCGCCTGCAACGCAGAGCCTAAATAACTCTGAAAGGATTGATCCTGAAAGCTTGTTGCTCGAGAAATCAACGATGCGCAAAAGCATAATATACTTCTTGTAGGAAGTTCATGGCCTTTCAGAAGCAAATCTAGATCCTCGGTAAGTTTCGGGTAAGTATGTAACTACTCCTTATTGAAGTCTGGTTCCAAGAAGTAGCCATCAGTAGGGTTAACCATCAATAAGATTAGACAGTTCACCGATTTGCAATGGAATACTGCCACTGAATTTGCTCGACCGAAACAAAAGGATCATATTCAATTGGGTGATCCAGGTTGGAATATTTCAAGGACCACAATTGTTTGCAGTTTTTAAGTGAAGGATGAACATTCCCAGAGAAATTGTTGTTATTAAGTCTTAAGTTTAGAGTATTGCCAATGAACCAATAGAGTCAGGAATTTTACCAGTTAACTTGTTTCCCCCCAAACTCAAATGGCTCAAGGATTTGAAAAGGGTCCAACAATCAGGAATTTCTCCAGAAAAGAGATTATTTGAGAGATCCAACTGAATTAACTCTGATTGATTCTCCATGTTATCACACAAGCTTGGGAGAGATAGGTCCTGATAAGTTATTGTCAGCTATGCTGAAGAAGAACACGACGAAGGATCTAGCATGGTGACTCTACCTGTGATGTTGTTGCATTCAACTCCAAACCATTTGCAGCAATCTTGTTCAGTGGACCTAGATGAGAGAAACTTGTGTGGATCTTCAATCCCCTGCATAAATGCTGAAAGTGCATTTCTATCTTTTTTCATGGCACAGAACATGATTCTGGTTCAACATCCCCTGGCCTGTGCCTGTGGCTGTGAGTGAGTTCagcataacaacaacaataataataacgatGATGATAGTAATAGGCATTCTTGAAGCAGAGGGAAACTTGATCTTCAATGGATAACCTTTTGCCTAATATTGTGATAAATTTGGCTATAGTTCTAATTTGGTCATTCCTTGGTTTACATTAGTGAAAATATTTGGGGAAGGTTTCCTTGACTAAGAATTAAGAATCTCATATAAAAATGATGAAAAGTTTAATGCAAAGTGGAAGTGAATGGAGGTTGGTACATAACATTTATAGAATTATTATTTGTCATAGTGAGTTTGGTAAATGTAAATTCAAAGCATAGCTTACAAAAGTATGAACTATCGTTTGGCTCCTTTTCTATTTCATTTGATTAAAGtatatatgaaataaaaaaaaggacGATGACTTTTTACTTTTTAGGTGAATCAAGCAGCTTAGGAATGAGGAATTCAATTATGTTGTAGAAGGCTTCTTCATTGGTTTAGTTGGTTATTACTATGTTAGCTTCATTGGAATTTCcaagaattatatatatatatatggagtaATGTAATGTTTGTTTAAAAGAGAAAACATCTGCAAAAATAAATAGTTATAAATGTGTTTTTATTTGCTAAATGAGAGCCCCATAAAGACTTGCAAAACGTTAGTGTTCTACAAAGTTTCTATGAAGTTTCCAAGAACGGCATGGAAGTCTTTGGTTTGTAAActataaaaatgcaagaaaatattACAGCTCTGTCAATATTTGGGCTTAGGAAACATtagaatatatataaaaaaagaaaaaagagacaaGTGTGAATAATTTTTCAAATAGTCGTTGTTGCAAGGAAGTTAATAACTCCTAAGCTGGTTTTACCCTGCTAAATTAAATTAGTCTTTTAAACTTCAAGCCTGTATAAGCTGATaaacattttaaaaatagaaaagtgATAGTTGCTTGGATGCGTTAGTATCATGTTATTCCAAGGTTGATCCTTAGGAGCAAGCTAGCAGAAATTGATCTTCATAATctgctattatttttttttttactaaagataggaaTACTCAAATTTGCAACTTCTTAGATAAGTAtagagagactatgtcatttgagttataattcattGGCCATAATATGCTATTAAGAGATGGGAAAACAAAGGGAATTAACTTCTTTCACCTAATAATTAACGGAAAAGTATAGGAACCAAGTGTCTAACCAATAAAAAAGGGAAATGAGAGAAAAAAATGGTTTGGGAGATGGttgtagaaagaaaaacaaatttttgagaaaataaagaaatgtaaGCTGATATTCTgcagaagaaaaaaaacaagGTAGTTAATTACCTAACAAAACTTAACTCTTCATCACTAAAAGGAAATCCATAACTCAGATATAGATAAGAAATAGATCATTATGTATACAAGCATAAAGGAAATTTCGGacctattttgttatttttcatataaaCTTCtttaaatttatcataaaattactTGTCTCAGATACTACGGTTATTGagatataaattaaaaagaatattGGTAGAAATAATAGATTGAAAGTTTTTTGTGAGaactgagaaaaataaattagagttaataacaagaaaaaatatatataaatgatatttttctttttactattataATTNNNNNNNNNNNNNNNNNNNNNNNNNNNNNNNNNNNNNNNNNNNNNNNNNNNNNNNNNNNNNNNNNNNNNNNNNNNNNNNNNNNNNNNNNNNNNNNNNNNNNNNNNNNNNNNNNNNNNNNNNNNNNNNNNNNNNNNNNNNNNNNNNNNNNNNNNNNNNNNNNNNNNNNNNNNNNNNNNNNNNNNNNNNNNNNNNNNNNNNNNNNNNNNNNNNNNNNNNNNNNNNNNNNNNNNNNNNNNNNNNNNNNNNNNNNNNNNNNNNNNNNNNNNNNNNNNNNNNNNNNNNNNNNNNNNNNNNNNNNNNNNNNNNNNNNNNNNNNNNNNNNNNNNNNNNNNNNNNNNNNNNNNNNNNNNNNNNNNNNNNNNNNNNNNNNNNNNNNNNNNNNNNNNNNNNNNNNNNNNNNNNNNNNNNNNNNNNNNNNNNNNNNNNNNNNNNNNNNNNNNNNNNNNNNNNNNNNNNNNNNNNNNNNNNNNNNNNNNNNNNNNNNNNNNNNNNNNNNNNNNNNNNNNNNNNNNNNNNNNNNNNNNNNNNNNNNNNNNNNNNNNNNNNNNNNNNNNNNNNNNNNNNNNNNNNNNNNNNNNNNNNNNNNNNNNNNNNNNNNNNNNNNNNNNNNNNNNNNNNNNNNNNNNNNNNNNNNNNNNNNNNNNNNNATTCTtgtttatagttattttttattattttattgttatttaaaaTATAGATCCTAATTTTTTTAATCTCTCTTTCAtttcataaaagaaaaaaaactgtAAACTTATATCtttaccatataattcacctTTTTTCGatagaatatttaaaaaaaattaataaagagaCTAGAGgtgaaataattattttttattgcaataaatttttaattctacCTTTTTTACTAAAATTTTAGATAACTATCTTCTTTTAGAATAATTCTCCACATTCAAGCATTTTCCCgtacaagtctttacaagtcgTTTATATTCACACGCTTCGAGTTATTACTGCACATTTTTCaatgcacgttcttcttcttcttcttcttcttcttcttgctgcacgttcttcttcctcttcttcttcattattgTCGTCATCAATACAAccacttcctcctcctcctcttcctcctttttttttcattggaatttcttctagttaatttttttgttagtagtttatgattcggTGAATAATGTTTCATTATTTATGATTTGAATTGAATATAATGTAAGAGTTATGCATTGAaacaaatatttttctgtatttgcagtaaatttgggtgtaacacgaacatatttgggtgtaacacgaagatatttgggtatattttaagaatttttaggtgtatttttattctgataagttctgcataattcaaaactcttcatttttctctttctcatcttctactgtttcttcttttttttttatcatcatcatcactatcttctttttttcttattcatctttttctttttgttttacattctcaagtttcttcttgttttactctcttaacaagaatgaaaataaaaaaatcaaacaaagaagaagaaaaaacacataatgctgcaaaattacttagaagatgataaacttacattcatttaacaaaaagaaataaagaaataaggaaaaaaaaaaaagaaaaaatgcagcattagaggaaatatttttctgtatttgtagtaaatttgggtgtaacacgaagatattttggtgtatttttattctgataagttctgcataattcaaaactcttcatcttcctcttcctcctcctcatcttctactgcttctacTTCCTcgtcttcttattttgttttcttataattcttcttgagagaaaaaatcaaataaagaagaaaaaaaatacataatgttgcaaaatcaatagaaagaaaaagagaaaaaaatacagcaacaacaacaataataaaaaaacaacGATGAAaatgaaacacgcgaagaaaaaggaggagaaacgcaaagaagaaggaagagtagGAGGAGGAGGAACGTGAAGCGCGCTATGAAAACCGTTGAGTAGTGCGTGCGGTTTGATCCAACTTGTATGTCTTGTAAACccaaatgacttgtatgtgtagcactactcctttttttttatatactttTCAGGTAATCATCTCTAGCTAGGTatacaaataatataatttttgtcGGGTTAATAATCAAATTAGTTCATGAAAAATAAGACATTTTTTAAATTCgtttctgaaaatttttttcaattaaattgatTCTTTAAACATTATGAATTAATCATATCTATCCTTCAGTTACTCCATTGATAATTTTTGTCAACGATTTATGATGTGAAATATTAACTGATAGCACACATGACACATAACATGTTCAATTAGACGTTGACTAAATATGTTTACGAAAATCTATCAATTTTGTCACTAGGTCATATTAGGAATAAGATTTTTGTAATTGGAgaaaatgactaaattaataaattttcataaacatatttggCCAATATCCAATTAGACATATTAAGtattatatatattatcaatTAACATTTTATAATATCAATCTTTGAAGGAAATTATTAATGTTTAATACAATCATTAAAAACTAAAACAgtgttttattaaatattttaaaactaTAAAGAAAGTATCTAACCTTAATATATATctcaaaaagatttttaaaaattgaattttgacgTAGCTTTTGCAAGCACATATAACTAGAAaatgaataaatatttttatctttaaatttgataattttacaTCAAATTAATATCTTTTCTAATTATGATTTTTTCTCAATAGAagaaatacttttaaaaaataaaaaatctaaaaatcaaATGGTGGTTcgcttttttgtattttttaaataattatttaaatatttctatCAAATTTTGGATTAAATGCACACACAGTTTCTCAGATACAAAAATGATTGTCACATTTTctaaataatttgaaattttaaaaatatttaaaaagtattattaaaattaaaattatattttttattatttgacaataaaattaaaaattaaaaattaaaaattagggaTCAATATTGCTAGGTAGGCAGTAGTTGTGGTGGCAAATTTGTACCCTAACAAAAATATTATGGATTAATAttgttaggtagacaaaaaaaacagccagaacttgccttatttagcattaattatataaatttggTTACAGAATattagggtgtgtttggcaaacgcGTTGGTGAAGAAAGAAGTGCGTTTgagcttcttgaaagtttcacttttatgtttggcaatttttttatttctaaacgCAGAAACGATTCTGCCTCTAAACCCACGTTGAGAAGAAGCTAAAATTTGTAGCTTCTGCATTTCACGTTCATGGTTGCTGATTACCTTTAGAAAATTAGGTgagaaatttttttcttttttaccaaccttatctttcatttttagttctctgtagttctttctactttttcatagttcttcttttcatttttttaaatcaaaatcgTTCAGATTTGTTTCAATCACTAGTAAATTgaatattttactttttattatttttagtactcattttcatattttaatttttaatgttacGATTTCTCATGTTATGTTTTTATATGAGTGTTTTTTATCATTTTCTATactattttttatatgtatattttttatgaaattaaattagATGAGATATTTATAGAAGTTAAATAATAATTTGATCATCACTCTAAAGTCTTGCTAGTGATAGTGGGTAATTATTTTCCTAATATTTAGAAAACTATCCTACGTTTAAAGTGGTAGATGAGTTGTAAGTTATCCCACGTGTTTCGAATAAGTCGGGTGGATTAAGCCGTATAGATTCATTGAATTTTTTTAGATCCTTTATAGTATTGGGTTAATTTATTTAGACTCAGGTTTTTATTATAGACNNNNNNNNNNNNNNNNNNNNNNNNNNNNNNNNNNNNNNNNNNNNNNNNNNNNNNNNNNNNNNNNNNNNNNNNNNNNNNNNNNNNNNNNNNNNNNNNNNNNNNNNNNNNNNNNNNNNNNNNNNNNNNNNNNNNNNNNNNNNNNNNNNNNNNNNNNNNNNNNNNNNNNNNNNNNNNNNNNNNNNNNNNNNNNNNNNNNNNNNNNNNNNNNNNNNNNNNNNNNNNNNNNNNNNNNNNNNNNNNNNNNNNNNNNNNNNNNNNNNNNNNNNNNNNNNNNNNNNNNNNNNNNNNNNNNNNNNNNNNNNNNNNNNNNNNNNNNNNNNNNNNNNNNNNNNNNNNNNNNNNNNNNNNNNNNNNNNNNNNNNNNNNNNNNNNNNNNNNNNNNNNNNNNNNNNNNNNNNNNNNNNNNNNNNNNNNNNNNNNNNNNNNNNNNNNNNNNNNNNNNNNNNNNNNNNNNNNNNNNNNNNNNNNNNNNNNNNNNNNNNNNNNNNNNNNNNNNNNNNNNNNNNNNNNNNNNNNNNNNNNNNNNNNNNNNNNNNNNNNNNNNNNNNNNNNNNNNNNNNNNNNNAGGACAGTATTTAtgcttttaatataataataattattattatataattttttacatcATTAGTGAGTATGTTTAACAAAACGTCTAAACCCTTGTTTTATAGAGAGTATAGTACGGGCAATAGGGCACTATCCCTGCCTCCACCAGGTCTTCACCCACACAACGTGCTTCCAATCGTAACCCTGTTTTTGGAATATCATTTATTACACTTTTTGAACTTTGTATTTAGAAATCATGAGTTATGTCGGCTCTGTTGCCATACGTATATACATACCACTCTACCACTCTACTCTAATTTTCTCTCTTCCTTTGTCTTCCCTCcctaatattttataattaaatttaattaattttttatatttttttattgattttattaTGCTAATAAATTATTGGACTGGTTTTAttaaat is a window encoding:
- the LOC107637203 gene encoding pentatricopeptide repeat-containing protein At1g71460, chloroplastic-like — encoded protein: MAASLSLQLHSFPPNPTSPSPSSNTKITFQLFNFKPPLPKKPHHTTEPSQFPTTKNHRHHHHHHYKKLKHFKQKDAFPSSLPIHTKNPRSIYKDIKRFARQDKLKEALTILDYVDQQGIPVNATTFSALIAACIRTKSLQHGREVHVHIRINGFENNEFLRTKLVHMYTSCGALEEAKQIFNELPCNSVYPWNALLRGSVIAGKKHYLDVLKAYTEMRALGVELNVYTFTTVIKSFAGAPALFQGLKAHGLLIKNGLVDSSIIRTSLIDLYFKCGRINLARRVFDEIPSRDVVVWGAMVAGFVHNRLQREALEYVRWMVEEGVEVNSVVVMSVLPAIGEVSEQRLGKEVHAYVVKTKEYYRRVPIQSALIDMYCKCGDMSSARRVFYSSPERNLVCWTALMSGYAWNGRLEQALRSTIWMQQEGFRPDVVTVATVLPVCAQLRALKQGKQVHAYALKHWFLPNASITNSLMVMYSKCGVIEYSERLFDSMEKRTVISWTAMIDSYVENGYHHEALDVIRSMQSSKHRPDSVAIARMLSVCGELKLLKHGKEIHAQLLKKDFAKVPFVSAELINMYGTLGEVNKAKLVFDAVPVKGSMTWTALIRAYGNNELYEGAIALFDRMTSRGSTPTHFTFDAMLSIFDRAGFVDDAYRIFKLMTRYKIEPSKEHFDIMVRLLTHDGQLEKAQKLIQMSSVA
- the LOC107638113 gene encoding transcription termination factor MTEF1, chloroplastic is translated as MLLSLHLPSPSPSSYHTPSRTFHNKPHYIKFRTSYRQNLRYLQHLTVIPPDSLPDSDTLHRIFATVNLLKSHSLSDSDIPRIAAAAPSLFSPSSAAFSPDNISAVFHFLATDVAASSAESRGLVLRCPHLLLSPHPDLCLRPTLYFLRDEIGLSGLNRPTNRNAHLLNTRVEDLRVRVEFLTEEVGFEYEEAVRALVRVPAIFGYGLESNLRPKFEYLVGEMGRDVEELKKFPHYFGFSLHNKIVPRHLHLKQMGVVGVPLNKMLMWRDERFYAKWK